A part of Actinomycetota bacterium genomic DNA contains:
- a CDS encoding DUF169 domain-containing protein, giving the protein MSWTERSAALSELLGLSTPPIAITFTEAAPDGVGFFDAPMAEATPDGRTGRVPAGCVFWMEAAKGPFATAPADHGNCSVGSLTHGLITLEEAAGRADVGAIVEAGWVDPSDFADIPTVSRKPGAITYAPLDRTPLDPDVVLVRVNGKQMMVLHDAVPDMYLGGKPQCHIVAIAAEEGRVAGSVGCALSRVRTAMPATEMTCAIPASQLDALLESLRENRAADDAVATYAAEDKRRFARA; this is encoded by the coding sequence ATGAGTTGGACTGAACGGTCCGCCGCCCTGAGCGAGCTCCTAGGTCTGAGCACGCCGCCGATCGCCATCACCTTCACCGAGGCCGCTCCGGACGGGGTTGGCTTCTTCGACGCGCCGATGGCCGAGGCGACCCCCGACGGGCGCACCGGGCGCGTCCCGGCTGGGTGCGTCTTCTGGATGGAGGCGGCGAAGGGTCCGTTCGCGACCGCGCCGGCCGATCACGGCAACTGCAGCGTCGGGAGCCTCACCCACGGGCTCATCACGCTAGAGGAGGCGGCCGGCCGGGCCGATGTCGGGGCTATCGTCGAGGCCGGCTGGGTCGACCCGTCCGACTTCGCCGACATCCCCACCGTCTCCCGCAAGCCGGGGGCGATCACCTACGCCCCCCTGGACCGGACCCCGCTCGATCCGGACGTCGTCCTCGTCCGCGTGAACGGCAAGCAGATGATGGTCCTGCACGACGCGGTCCCCGACATGTACCTGGGCGGCAAGCCCCAGTGCCACATCGTGGCGATCGCGGCGGAGGAGGGCCGGGTGGCCGGCAGCGTAGGCTGCGCGCTCTCGAGGGTGCGCACGGCGATGCCCGCGACCGAGATGACGTGCGCCATCCCAGCGTCACAGCTCGACGCGCTGCTGGAGAGCCTGCGGGAGAACCGGGCCGCGGACGACGCCGTCGCGACCTACGCCGCCGAGGACAAGCGACGGTTCGCCCGGGCCTAG